A single window of Caldicellulosiruptor bescii DSM 6725 DNA harbors:
- the csx1 gene encoding CRISPR-associated CARF protein Csx1: MKIIYQIGRLDNPKTAKRKFFITNKSQNGDEMIPKESELSSFVLKDFLEQQGHKVKTVVIYPVSILLNEKIKEYIEDDDLKEKLKSICENPLEYLKSPFDIINKLPLESLRDDTLVIHSLGTYLNNVELDGSYDDIVLEILFDMIERYIDDKKEENIDEIYLDISSGHNIYISAMIEASRHFAVLTKLMHWIHEERQPRIYLTFSDPITGRTAENYELHIQPQSYTAFFSSPISKKEACDHNFSFLRNIYQEPQDDKNGNNKVLQKKQIREKRKALKEKIEMFTILFSAIKNNVPLYLYYHPYHSIDEIKNELKNLINHAKDQLSKDFKSSPRLNKKAYLDAILSLCFYMGIVEVLEEYNITMFCQQTGFDLEKLGQTFAQIYTIFGIPMNWTMLGNEISNDTEKIQEHGEIEQWTRLRKIVDPGKPIYDEPDKRNFFAHSGLEGNITEVRYNGEKVYVRYIQVLPQSTIDCWLKERV; the protein is encoded by the coding sequence ATGAAGATTATCTATCAGATAGGGCGATTAGACAATCCAAAGACAGCAAAGAGAAAGTTTTTTATTACAAATAAATCCCAAAACGGAGATGAAATGATTCCAAAAGAATCAGAGCTTTCCAGCTTTGTTTTGAAAGATTTTTTGGAACAGCAAGGGCATAAGGTAAAAACAGTGGTGATTTATCCTGTCAGCATTCTTTTGAATGAGAAGATTAAAGAATACATCGAAGATGATGATTTAAAAGAAAAGCTTAAAAGCATTTGCGAAAACCCCTTGGAATATCTCAAATCTCCTTTTGATATAATAAACAAACTACCTTTAGAAAGTTTGAGAGATGATACGCTTGTAATTCATTCTCTGGGGACATATCTAAACAACGTGGAACTTGATGGCAGCTATGACGATATAGTCCTTGAAATACTGTTTGACATGATAGAAAGGTATATTGATGATAAAAAGGAAGAAAATATAGATGAGATTTATCTTGATATCTCAAGCGGGCACAACATATACATATCGGCAATGATTGAGGCATCAAGGCATTTTGCAGTTTTAACAAAGCTTATGCACTGGATTCATGAAGAAAGACAACCCAGAATTTATCTTACATTTTCAGACCCAATCACGGGAAGGACTGCAGAAAACTATGAGCTGCATATTCAGCCGCAAAGTTATACAGCCTTTTTCTCATCACCGATAAGCAAAAAAGAAGCGTGCGACCACAACTTTTCGTTTTTGCGAAACATTTACCAAGAACCGCAGGATGATAAGAATGGTAACAACAAAGTTTTGCAAAAAAAGCAGATACGCGAGAAGAGAAAAGCTTTAAAAGAAAAAATAGAGATGTTTACTATTTTATTTTCAGCAATCAAAAACAACGTCCCGCTGTATTTATACTACCATCCGTACCATTCAATAGATGAAATTAAAAATGAACTTAAAAATCTAATAAATCATGCAAAAGACCAACTTTCAAAAGATTTCAAAAGCTCACCAAGACTCAATAAAAAAGCATATCTGGATGCAATTTTAAGCCTTTGTTTTTACATGGGAATTGTTGAGGTTTTAGAAGAATACAATATAACAATGTTTTGCCAGCAGACAGGGTTTGATTTAGAAAAACTTGGACAGACTTTTGCACAGATTTACACAATATTTGGTATTCCAATGAACTGGACAATGCTTGGAAATGAGATTTCGAACGACACTGAAAAAATACAAGAACATGGTGAAATAGAGCAATGGACAAGGCTGAGAAAAATTGTCGACCCGGGGAAACCTATTTATGATGAGCCTGATAAGAGAAACTTTTTTGCACATTCTGGGCTTGAAGGCAATATTACAGAAGTAAGATATAACGGTGAAAAAGTTTATGTCAGATACATTCAAGTACTTCCACAGAGCACGATAGATTGCTGGTTAAAAGAAAGAGTGTAA
- a CDS encoding STAS-like domain-containing protein, with the protein MIKLNEYGNIICSRENGEVVREKILKEIKNGNIVVINFEGVEMINHSFADEAFGKLLYDLSEDVLRNQIKFVNANDDIKGMIKMALMERHKLILLEMQN; encoded by the coding sequence ATGATAAAACTTAATGAGTATGGGAATATTATTTGTTCAAGGGAAAATGGAGAAGTAGTAAGAGAAAAAATATTAAAGGAAATAAAAAATGGTAATATAGTTGTAATTAATTTTGAAGGTGTTGAAATGATTAATCATTCTTTTGCAGATGAAGCATTTGGGAAATTACTTTATGATTTATCAGAAGATGTCCTTAGAAATCAAATAAAATTTGTTAATGCTAATGATGACATAAAAGGGATGATAAAAATGGCTCTTATGGAAAGACATAAACTTATTTTACTGGAAATGCAGAATTAA
- a CDS encoding rhomboid family intramembrane serine protease, producing the protein MIPLKDTIPSREKPFMTWFIIIVNVLIFLFQVSIPPEAAQEFVYRYGFIPEKFSRALSDGLITGIIYSIWPIICSMFMHGSWMHLISNMWSLWLFGDNVEDRVGHFRFLIFYLLSGFSAAYTHWFFNAHSLVAVVGASGAIAGVMGAYFLMFPLSNIVTLIPIGFIPLFVNIPAVFYLGLWFLSQVSSGILELFGPVFGSGIAWWAHIGGFVFGALTVNFFKKRYRRYNNFFDDEIFYYRYY; encoded by the coding sequence GTGATTCCACTTAAAGACACAATTCCAAGCAGGGAAAAGCCTTTTATGACATGGTTTATAATCATTGTAAATGTGCTTATTTTTTTATTTCAGGTCTCTATTCCACCTGAGGCAGCACAGGAATTTGTTTACAGATATGGATTTATACCAGAAAAATTCTCAAGGGCTTTGTCTGATGGACTTATAACAGGAATTATCTATTCCATATGGCCAATAATATGTTCAATGTTTATGCACGGAAGTTGGATGCACCTTATATCCAACATGTGGTCGCTCTGGCTTTTTGGCGACAATGTTGAAGACAGAGTGGGACATTTTAGGTTTTTAATATTCTATCTTCTGAGTGGGTTTTCTGCAGCTTATACTCACTGGTTTTTCAATGCACACTCTCTTGTTGCGGTTGTTGGAGCATCTGGTGCAATCGCAGGTGTGATGGGTGCATACTTTCTAATGTTTCCTCTTTCAAACATTGTTACACTTATACCGATTGGATTTATTCCACTTTTTGTAAACATCCCGGCTGTATTTTATCTTGGTTTATGGTTTTTATCGCAGGTATCATCTGGGATTTTAGAACTGTTTGGACCTGTATTTGGGAGCGGGATTGCATGGTGGGCTCACATTGGTGGATTTGTGTTTGGCGCACTTACAGTTAATTTCTTCAAAAAGAGGTACCGTAGATACAACAATTTTTTCGATGATGAAATTTTTTACTACAGGTACTATTAA
- the csx20 gene encoding CRISPR-associated protein Csx20, giving the protein MRKLFLIFNHVLTEEQEKEAKEVLKITQIISLPQHLQDLWSNIPPDKELSSDLFSPITSYLLVNRGEEENYCLIQGDFGATVYLVSWCFKHGFIPIYATTKRVAQEIVKPDGSVELIKVFKHERFRRYILCS; this is encoded by the coding sequence TTGAGGAAGCTGTTTTTGATTTTTAATCATGTTCTTACAGAAGAACAAGAAAAAGAAGCAAAAGAAGTGTTAAAAATAACTCAGATAATTTCTCTTCCTCAACACCTGCAAGATTTGTGGAGCAATATTCCCCCTGATAAAGAATTGAGCAGCGATTTATTTTCTCCAATCACATCTTATTTGCTTGTAAACAGAGGGGAAGAAGAAAATTATTGTCTCATTCAGGGTGATTTTGGCGCAACAGTGTATCTTGTTAGCTGGTGTTTCAAGCACGGTTTTATACCAATTTATGCAACAACAAAAAGAGTTGCTCAAGAGATTGTAAAGCCAGACGGTTCTGTTGAACTTATAAAGGTCTTCAAGCATGAAAGATTCAGAAGATATATCCTTTGCAGCTAA
- a CDS encoding DUF1848 family protein, whose amino-acid sequence MNKVNAKDLSAEELYNVFSEIVKMGKEYSLSIEICAEELPVEELGLKKAQCVDGDLINELKREKGFRNNIKYKKDKNKRKECGCVQSVDVGMFNTCRHFCIYCYANHGRNSIVKTYKNMM is encoded by the coding sequence TTGAATAAAGTAAATGCAAAAGACCTTTCGGCAGAGGAGCTTTACAATGTCTTTAGTGAAATAGTCAAAATGGGGAAAGAATATAGCTTGAGCATTGAGATATGCGCAGAAGAGCTGCCAGTTGAAGAACTGGGATTGAAGAAGGCTCAATGTGTGGATGGAGATCTTATAAATGAACTAAAAAGAGAAAAAGGATTTAGAAATAATATAAAATACAAAAAAGATAAAAATAAAAGGAAGGAATGTGGCTGTGTTCAGAGTGTTGATGTAGGAATGTTCAACACATGCAGACATTTTTGCATCTACTGTTATGCAAATCATGGCAGAAATTCTATTGTTAAAACATACAAAAATATGATGTAA